The genomic stretch tataaatcctTTATTCCCAACAACCAGACCATGCATTATATTATGCAGACAGAAAGGCATGAATTATTAATAGCTGTCTCAATAATGCCATTTGTGCTGGTCCTTCTGTCCATGTTTGTCTCCAGGACCCGGCTGCTTCCACTGCTTCAGAGGCTCACTCCGTCACCAGGGAGGGGGAGCCGGTTACCATCAACTATAAGCTCTCGCCGCTGCAGATGAAAATAGGTGAGCCACACTATTTAATAGCAAGTGTCTCTACACAAACATCCAGTTGTATTATAGACAGCAAGTGTCAGTCAAAATAGATCAATGgatattttagaaaattgacGTCAGTGAGATGTAAGgcattaaacttgaaaataaaaaagaaaaacagcttcattTTAGCACAGCAATGTGTGAGACTTAAAGctagtttaaacaaaagaaatactCGATAagaacttgacatttttttatttaatttttaatttcacatCCAGCCaacatgtaaaacaacaaataaaatgctacCTATTCATACAGAAActtatttatctaatatttgaTCAGTCAATGACCAAAAATTAGGGGTGTGGATCTTTCCCTTTCACACGATTTGATATACATATCAATACGAATCGATACATAAAgcattcaactaactttttggcaGTACGTTACAGTcagattcttttaccaaaaacgctaaaatctagatatttcttaatCATATCGCTTTTAAAGCTATGAATTATATAGCATGGCATTTGAcaaagaaatattcataaattgACTTGGAAGTGGACATCTTTCTGTTTGCATCACAtctacagaaaaatacaaacacagtagaaaaaaaacaaagagaaactgcagtttgccagatatcaaatatttacatcTAGATGTATTCGATactttttaaccaacataatcttgttcctATCTGTGGATTTCAAACGATACTGCAGTTTCTCAATGAATTTTCGATACGAATCTATTTTTTACTTAACTACTGACATAACCCAAACCAAAGTTCCCAATCCTAACCCAACACTCATGTGTTCCGATGTCCTGCAGAGAAACAAAGAGAGCTGGCCAGAACGGGCTCACTGAAGAACTGCAACACTGTCGGGAGTCCCGTCAACCAGCAGCCTAAGAAGAACAATGTTATGGCCAGAACACGGTAAGGACCAGCATGGGTGGGTTTTGGTAAGAACCAAAGATAACCTTTAGTTTAATTACTCTGGATATCGGTAGATTTACATAAGTACtgcagtaaaataaagtttatttagatCTGATTCACATCTTTGCAGACTAAAATTGACTTGTAGAAATGTTTTAGAGTTGTGTATCTGAACGCGTGTACACCAATAACTCTTTGAAATAGTTGTATTGATTGTTTGTCCACTTCTCATGCTGGAGCTCAGCTGTGACTTTAGGTTCTCGTTTGTTTTCTCTCATCATCTCCGCCAGACTGACTCTTCCTGGTTTATGACTCTTATTCCCCTCTACCTCTCCTGTTTGCAGGTTGGTAGTCCCCAATAAAGGCTATTCCTCTTTAGACCAGAGCCCAGATGAAAAGCCTTTGGTGGCCTTAGATACAGACAGGTGAGCACACACACGTTGGTGTACATGAATGTAATTTATCAAGGAGTTTCATGATACTTTGTGATTTGTGTTGCAGTGATGATGATTTTGACATGTCGAGATATTCATCATCAGGATACTCATCTGCTGAGGTGAGATTTGATTTCTATCTTTTATTAAGTCTAAGCTGTTGTTGAGAGCCTAATAGCTCATTATCTTCATgttacattttcaacatttttaatttgatatgaGATCAAATGCTTTCCAGCGTCCATCTGATGATGCTTCATAGCACAGCTgacatgtttcttttaaaattgtcttATTACAACGATACAGAGCAAACACTTTTTAGAAAGCTAATCCATCTGCCCTGCGAGAGCCAGAAAAAATGCCAGTTTAAAATGCCTCTGCACAGCTTGACACACCTTCAGTCCCCTGTGGTCCTGCTGCTAAATTCATCATCTACAAATGCCTTTCCAGCTGCATGTTTATCAGCTAAAAAACCTtacatttttagaggatttaAAGCTTTGGATAAAGGAAAGTAcaccaaattttaaaatgtcttcattttttattggttacaaaataaaaagaacactttGTATCctgaaaaacatgcatttatgtgTCTGAAAGGAAAGGACTTAAAAACActcaagaaaaacacaatgttgTCTCTCTGTTGGTGTTtccaagtcttttatttttcaggctTGCAGTTTCCTCTCTTTTCATTTACTTTACATCTcattgaaacaaataaagaacatttttacctGGAATTTTAAGAGACATTATTGCCTAAAAGTCTGAAGCGAACTGTAAACTTCCAGTGAAAATaggtttttgttgtcttttgtaTTTAAAGCACAGCTCAGATTAACTTTTAGGAAATTCGCAATCCGTGTttaaaatttgccaaaaatccTTTACAAGTTGGATCGTAGCACATAGTCCCACTTTAATTATccttgatctattttaaaatcaacttgTAGGCCTACGTcatatttacaagattttttcaaatgattttgcACCTATtcctgattaacaacaattttaattaagaaatcttcattttcttcataaatatatttttatttgaaacattcaTAAGGATAAGCCCTTTGAGATGCAACCTCTCTTTTTCAAGAGGGTTCTTGGCATCGAACacttgcaaaatgataaaaaatcaactagagaaaaaaaacattaaataaagaagaaacatgcaaacaaacaatacaattatatttaaatggatATGAGAATTCAATTTtatacatgagaaaaatgccacaaaataatacaatatttGATTGAGTGGTTCtctaaaatgttctggttttacaaagaaaattgtaaatattttggtTCGGTATAAAATAGCATTTGTTCCTTTAAATGGATGAtgcttttctctcttcttcAGCAAATCAATCAGGATCTGAACATACAGCTGCTGAAAGACGGTTATCGTCTAGACGAAATCCCCGACGACGAAGACTTGGATCTGATCCCACCCAAATCAGTCAATCCCACCTGCATGTGCTGTCAGGCTGCCTCCTCCACCACCTGCCAAATCCAGTAACCCCTCCTCTGGCCTTCTGAGTCTAGCCCCTCCCATACATTACGACCCCCGCCGTCATCCGCCGTGAGTTCTTATTGCCACTTTGGTGGCAAGGTCGAGGCATTGGTAGAATTTTGTCATGAGAGGAAAGCGCTAGGGTGATGACAAATGAACAAAAGGGTTTAAAATCTAAGAGGAGGAGCCTAAAGAAGTATTATGGTGGATTCCTCCTATGGTAGGACAGGTGCTTCGGGTAGAGAGCTCCTCACTGATGGAATGATGTAATACTAGATTCTGGTATAATAGACGatacagtaaagaaaaaaggtcagTTGATGCTGTAAAGTGATTTCTATCGTCCTGAAGAGTAATGAACATAATAACTGATGACTCAGCTAGTCTGCTTATTTGTCAGTGATTTgctagttttcttttatttttttaaacccggGGGGAAATCAGAGGGGGAGGTTGTATGTTTTCGGACTTGCAGAAACAAAATTAGAGGATGTCTAATGTTGATTGTATCGCGGTGTAGCTCAGAGTAGCTCAGTAACACCTTCAAAACCCGCGTCTCTGTGCCTCTCCGGCTCGGAGATGTGCATTACAGTTTTCAGGGATGAATGTACGAATACgacaaagaaacaaactgcaTGAGGAGCATGGGATGAGGGAATGTTCGGTGTTACGTAGGTTTTGCACATTCGCTTTCTGTTGTGCCGTCTCACACTGCTGCTGTGGCACTAGCTCAGCCTGCGTTAGTTcaaatttgcacattttgttttttatatttgttgagttttatttcttttcctgGTCAGCAGCAACAGTGGCTTATCCGATATGGACTGTGTCAAAAGGGAAGACTTCATACTCTGGAACAGGCTTTTTGCACACCCTCCCATCATCCCTAAGTAATGAAAACCAAAGGAATAGAGACTTTAGGCAGTTTATTAAGTTAGACCCTTGCTCTCACCCCCTTTTTAGTGTCACAATCACTGATGCAGGAGCACATAACCAGTCCAGTCTCTCTCGCACACAGATGCATGCACAAACCCACACGTCCAAAAATGAGGt from Oryzias melastigma strain HK-1 linkage group LG9, ASM292280v2, whole genome shotgun sequence encodes the following:
- the fam219ab gene encoding protein FAM219A is translated as MMEEIDRFQVPSAVQEAEMQSEMQPLDPAASTASEAHSVTREGEPVTINYKLSPLQMKIEKQRELARTGSLKNCNTVGSPVNQQPKKNNVMARTRLVVPNKGYSSLDQSPDEKPLVALDTDSDDDFDMSRYSSSGYSSAEQINQDLNIQLLKDGYRLDEIPDDEDLDLIPPKSVNPTCMCCQAASSTTCQIQ